A portion of the Girardinichthys multiradiatus isolate DD_20200921_A chromosome 23, DD_fGirMul_XY1, whole genome shotgun sequence genome contains these proteins:
- the LOC124860302 gene encoding protocadherin alpha-C2-like has translation MGPALTKGSVQRYVLLFILFIFARDISPSETHYSIQEEMKIGSVVANLATDLGLDIKTLTKRKMRLDIIANKKYLDVNKDTGELYVVEKIDREHICPTKLESCYIRVEITLENPLRIFNIEVEILDMNDNAPQFRRDTIHLDISEASQKGERFSLSNAVDPDVGSNSVKTYFLSESDFFTIEVQTGRDGTKSADLILKTALDREKKAAHNLILTAVDGGTPARSGTVSIVVHVLDTNDNKPTFGKAAYNIKIMENSSVGSLVIQLNATDLDEGSNSDITYSYSLYTSEKTQEAFSLNPTTGEITVRGMLNYEDFRIYDMEVIATDKGANSLSGQCTIKIIVEDMNDNHPEISIKSFQSPVSEDIALNTVIAVVSVSDKDSGDNGVVDLHIPDNMPFKLRESSDNYYELVVSEPLDREKVPEYEITFTVTDRGSPPLSDNETMTLELLDVNDNVPQFPQLFNTIRVMENNAPGALLSSLTAFDPDLHENQYLVYFIIEREIANTSMSMLFSINPENGNLYALKTFDYEIEKEFLFHIEARDSGSPPLSSNVTVHIIIVDQNDNAPVIVSPWRAHGSVVEEKIPRSTDKGSLVTKVIALDTDSVHNSRITYQFLQVTDASLFSLDQYNGEIRTMRMFSYKDTRHHRLVVVAKDNGEPALSATVTIKLLTVETDVKTYSDMTEMPLEYDIFSDINLYLVIGLGSVSFLLLITILVTIVLKCQKPKPSKAAPPSRNSVISERNSTIADSTLVSNDAYWYSLFLAETRKGKLVVRQPVPKGSRYIVSSIPRGTGLSETSDSAASTLQVGLYENKFF, from the coding sequence TACAAGAAGAAATGAAAATAGGATCAGTTGTCGCTAACCTTGCCACCGATCTCGGACTGGACATTAAAACGCTAACGAAGAGAAAGATGCGCCTTGATATAATCGCTAACAAGAAATATCTGGATGTGAACAAGGACACTGGTGAGCTGTATGTCGTTGAGAAGATCGACAGAGAACACATTTGCCCCACTAAGTTAGAATCTTGCTACATAAGAGTGGAGATCACGCTAGAAAATCCTTTGCGGATTTTTAATATAGAAGTTGAAATCCTTGACATGAATGACAACGCCCCGCAGTTCCGAAGGGACACAATTCATCTAGATATATCTGAAGCGAGCCAGAAGGGGGAGAGATTTTCCCTCAGTAATGCTGTGGACCCAGACGTTGGATCCAATTCAGTAAAGACATATTTTCTAAGTGAAAGCGATTTTTTTACAATCGAAGTTCAGACAGGAAGAGATGGAACAAAATCTGCAGATTTAATACTAAAAACGGCATTAGATCGAGAAAAGAAGGCGGCTCATAATTTAATACTCACAGCGGTTGATGGAGGAACACCTGCTCGTTCAGGTACTGTTAGTATTGTTGTTCATGTTTTAGACACAAATGATAATAAACCTACATTTGGTAAAGCAGCCtacaacataaaaataatggaaaattcttCAGTTGGAAGCCTTGTTATACAACTGAATGCAACAGATTTAGATGAGGGATCAAATTCTGATATAACATATTCGTATAGCTTATATACATCGGAAAAAACACAGGAAGCATTTAGTCTAAATCCAACCACAGGTGAAATTACTGTGAGAGGGATGTTGAACTATGAGGATTTCAGGATTTATGACATGGAAGTCATAGCAACAGATAAAGGAGCCAACAGTTTGTCAGGACAATGTACTATAAAGATAATAGTTGAAGACATGAATGACAACCACCCAGAAATCTCCATTAAATCATTTCAGAGTCCAGTCAGTGAGGACATAGCGTTAAACACAGTGATAGCTGTAGTTAGTGTCAGTGATAAAGACTCAGGTGATAATGGAGTGGTTGATCTTCATATTCCAGACAACATGCCTTTCAAACTGAGGGAGTCCTCTGATAACTATTATGAGTTAGTGGTGTCAGAGCCACTAGACCGAGAGAAGGTCCCAGAATATGAAATCACTTTCACTGTGACAGACAGAGGGTCTCCTCCTTTATCTGATAATGAAACTATGACTTTGGAGCTGCTGGATGTTAATGATAATGTTCCACAGTTCCCCCAGTTATTTAATACTATACGTGTTATGGAGAATAATGCACCTGGAGCCTTGCTCAGCTCGCTCACTGCATTTGACCCTGACCTCCATGAAAACCAGTATCTAGTTTATTTCATCATAGAGAGGGAGATTGCCAACACCTCCATGTCCATGCTGTTCTCCATCAATCCAGAGAACGGGAACCTTTACGCACTGAAAACCTTTGACTATGAGATTGAGAAGGAGTTTCTTTTCCACATTGAGGCCAGAGACTCTGGTTCTCCTCCTCTCAGCAGTAACGTGACCGTTCACATCATCATTGTGGACCAAAATGACAACGCTCCAGTTATTGTCTCTCCATGGCGCGCTCATGGCTcagtggtggaggagaagatccCCAGATCCACTGATAAAGGCTCCCTGGTGACTAAAGTGATCGCCTTAGACACAGACTCTGTGCACAACTCTCGGATTACCTACCAGTTTCTGCAGGTGACTGATGCTTCCTTGTTCAGTCTGGACCAATACAACGGAGAGATCCGGACTATGAGGATGTTCAGTTACAAAGACACACGCCACCACAGACTGGTTGTTGTTGCCAAGGACAACGGGGAGcctgctctctctgctacaGTCACCATCAAGCTGCTGACAGTGGAGACTGATGTTAAGACCTACTCTGACATGACTGAGATGCCTCTGGAATATGACATCTTTTCAGACATAAACCTGTATCTGGTCATCGGTCTGGGCTCGGTGTCATTTCTCCTGCTCATCACCATACTGGTCACCATCGTGCTGAAGTGTCAGAAACCCAAACCCAGCAAAGCTGCTCCTCCCAGCAGGAACAGCGTGATCAGTGAGAGGAACTCCACCATTGCAGACTCCACTCTGGTCTCCAACGATGCCTACTGGTACAGTCTGTTTCTAGCAGAGACCAGGAAAGGAAAGCTGGTGGTTAGACAGCCTGTGCCAAAGGGCTCCAGATACATCGTGTCCAGCATCCCGAGAGGGACAGGACTGTCAGAGACTAGTGACTCAGCAGCTTCTACTCTGCAGGTAGGATtatatgaaaacaaattcttttAA
- the LOC124860070 gene encoding protocadherin alpha-C2-like has product MDRVATTGTWKGYVLLVVIFLLLFVKNISTSVTHYSIPEETKEGSVVANLATDLGLDVKTLTKRKMRLDIIASKKYLDVNKETGELYVVEKIDRENICPTKSSVSCYLRVEVTLENPLRIFNIEVEILDMNDNAPQFRRDAIHLDISEATPKGERFSLSNAVDADVGSNSVKTYFLSESEYFNIEVQTGREGSKFADLILKKILDREKQAVHNLLLTAVDGGTPARSGTASIIVHILDTNDNAPMFDKSIYNVKVIENSPIGSLVIHLNATDLDEASNSDITYSYSLYTSEKTQETFNLNPTTGEITVRGMLNYEDFRIYDMEVIATDKGANSLSGQCTIKIIVEDMNDNHPEISIKSFQSPVSEDIALNTVIAVVSVSDKDSGDNGVVDLHIPDNMHFKLRESSDNYYELVVSEPLDREKVPEYEITFTVTDRGSPPLSDNETMTLELLDVNDNVPQFPQLFNTIRVMENNAPGALLSSLTAFDPDLHENQYLVYFIIEREIANTSMSMLFSINPENGNLYALKTFDYEIEKEFLFHIEARDSGSPPLSSNVTVHIIIVDQNDNAPVIVSPWRAHGSLVEEKIPRSTDKGSLVAKVIAIDTDSVHNSRITYQFLQVTDASLFSLDQYNGEIRTMRMFSYKDSRHHRLVVVAKDNGEPALSATVTIKLLTVETDVKAYSDMTEMPLEYDIFSDINLYLVIGLGSVSFLLLITILVTIVLKCQKPKPSKAAPPSRNSVISERNSTIADSTLVSNDAYWYSLFLAETRKGKLVVRQPVPKGSRYIVSSIPRGTGLSETSDSAASTLQVRTMM; this is encoded by the coding sequence ATGGATCGCGTTGCAACAACAGGGACTTGGAAAGGGTATGTTCTGCTTGTTGTGATTTTCCttttgttatttgtaaaaaacatatCGACTTCAGTGACTCATTATTCAATACCAGAGGAAACGAAAGAAGGATCAGTTGTCGCTAACCTCGCTACTGATCTCGGTCTGGACGTTAAAACGCTAACAAAGAGAAAGATGCGGCTTGATATCATCGCTAGCAAAAAATATCTGGATGTGAACAAAGAAACTGGCGAACTATATGTTGTGGAAAAGATTGACAGAGAAAACATTTGCCCCACAAAGTCGTCAGTGTCTTGTTATCTCAGAGTGGAGGTCACACTGGAAAATCCTTTGCGAATTTTCAACATTGAAGTAGAAATTTTGGACATGAATGACAACGCCCCTCAATTTCGCAGAGATGCCATTCATCTTGACATATCGGAAGCGACACCAAAAGGAGAGAGATTTTCCCTCAGCAATGCAGTTGATGCGGATGTTGGATCTAATTCTgttaaaacatactttttaagtgaaagtgaatattttaatattgaGGTTCAAACTGGTAGGGAGGGGTCCAAATTTGcagatttaatattaaaaaagatATTAGATCGGGAGAAGCAGGCTGTTCACAATTTATTACTCACAGCTGTAGATGGGGGGACACCTGCTCGATCGGGCACAGCCAGTATTATCGTTCACATTTTGGACACAAACGATAATGCACCTATGTTTGATAAATCTATTTATAACGTTAAAGTAATAGAAAATTCTCCTATTGGAAGTCTTGTCATTCACCTCAATGCGACAGACTTGGATGAAGCATCAAATTCTGATATAACATACTCATATAGTTTATATACATCAGAGAAAACGCAAGAAACGTTTAATCTGAATCCAACCACAGGGGAAATTACTGTGAGAGGGATGTTGAACTATGAGGATTTCAGGATTTATGACATGGAAGTCATAGCAACAGATAAAGGAGCCAACAGTTTGTCAGGACAATGTACTATAAAGATAATAGTTGAAGACATGAATGACAACCACCCAGAAATATCTATTAAATCATTTCAGAGTCCAGTCAGTGAGGACATAGCGTTAAACACAGTGATAGCTGTAGTTAGTGTCAGTGATAAAGACTCAGGTGATAATGGAGTGGTTGATCTTCATATTCCAGACAACATGCATTTCAAACTGAGGGAGTCCTCTGATAACTATTATGAGTTAGTGGTGTCAGAGCCACTAGACCGAGAGAAGGTCCCAGAATATGAAATCACTTTCACTGTGACAGACAGAGGGTCTCCTCCTTTATCTGATAATGAAACTATGACTTTGGAGCTGCTGGATGTTAATGATAATGTTCCACAGTTCCCCCAGTTATTTAATACTATACGTGTTATGGAGAATAATGCACCTGGAGCCTTGCTCAGCTCGCTTACTGCATTTGACCCTGACCTCCATGAAAACCAGTATCTAGTTTATTTCATCATAGAGAGGGAGATTGCCAACACCTCCATGTCCATGCTGTTCTCCATCAATCCAGAGAACGGGAACCTTTACGCACTGAAAACCTTTGACTATGAGATTGAGAAGGAGTTTCTTTTCCACATTGAGGCCAGAGACTCTGGTTCTCCTCCTCTCAGCAGTAACGTGACCGTTCACATCATCATTGTGGACCAAAATGACAACGCTCCAGTTATTGTCTCCCCATGGCGCGCTCATGGCTCAttggtggaggagaagatccCCAGATCCACTGATAAAGGCTCCCTGGTGGCTAAAGTGATCGCCATAGACACAGACTCTGTGCACAACTCTCGGATTACCTACCAGTTTCTGCAGGTGACTGATGCTTCCTTGTTCAGTCTGGACCAATACAACGGAGAGATCCGGACTATGAGGATGTTCAGTTACAAAGACTCACGCCACCACAGACTGGTTGTTGTTGCCAAGGACAACGGGGAGcctgctctctctgctacaGTCACCATCAAGCTGCTGACAGTGGAGACTGATGTTAAGGCCTACTCTGACATGACTGAGATGCCTCTGGAATATGACATCTTTTCAGACATAAACCTGTATCTGGTCATCGGTCTGGGCTCGGTGTCATTTCTCCTGCTCATCACCATACTGGTCACCATCGTGCTGAAGTGTCAGAAACCCAAACCCAGCAAAGCTGCTCCTCCCAGCAGGAACAGCGTGATCAGTGAGAGGAACTCCACCATTGCAGACTCCACTCTGGTCTCCAACGATGCCTACTGGTACAGTTTGTTTCTAGCAGAGACCAGGAAAGGAAAGCTGGTGGTTAGACAGCCTGTGCCAAAGGGCTCCAGATACATCGTGTCCAGCATCCCGAGAGGGACAGGACTGTCAGAGACTAGTGACTCAGCAGCTTCTACTCTGCAGGTGAGAACCATGATGTGA